Proteins from one Primulina huaijiensis isolate GDHJ02 chromosome 18, ASM1229523v2, whole genome shotgun sequence genomic window:
- the LOC140964218 gene encoding uncharacterized protein isoform X1 gives MQQAFQSFLGMSKSRFSLWGLDVKIVIFLFLFISIGTIGIYVHGQKITYFLRPLWQSPPKPFIPITHYYHENVSMAALCKLHGWGIREFPRRVYDAVLFSNELDMLTIRWKELYPYITQFVLLESNSTFTGIPKPLNFAINRDRYKFAEPRLTYGYIGGRFKKGENPFVEEAYQRLALDQLLKIAGIEDDDLLIMSDADEIPSHHTINLLRWCNEIPPIMHLQLRNYLYSYEFQYDFQSWRASVHRYQRGRTRYAHYRQTDYLLSDSGWHCSFCFRYICDFIFKMKAYSHNDRVKFSHFLSPKRIQDLICKGANLFDMLPEEYTFREIIRKMGPIPHSFSAVDLPSYLLENADDYKYLLPGNCVREHDVEAK, from the coding sequence ATGCAGCAGGCTTTCCAGTCATTTTTAGGTATGTCAAAGTCCCGATTTTCGCTCTGGGGGCTCGATGTCAAGATAGTTATCTTCTTGTTTCTCTTCATCTCGATAGGCACAATTGGCATATATGTCCATGGACAGAAGATTACCTATTTTCTACGTCCTCTATGGCAATCTCCCCCAAAACCTTTTATCCCAATAACCCACTATTATCATGAAAATGTCTCCATGGCGGCTCTCTGTAAGCTCCATGGTTGGGGGATTCGTGAATTCCCCAGGCGTGTGTATGATGCAGTCTTGTTCAGTAATGAATTAGACATGCTCACGATAAGATGGAAAGAGTTGTACCCTTACATAACACAGTTTGTACTTCTTGAATCCAACTCAACCTTCACGGGTATACCAAAACCTCTCAACTTTGCCATAAACCGGGACCGGTACAAATTTGCCGAGCCTCGTCTGACGTATGGTTACATCGGTGGGAGATTCAAGAAAGGCGAGAACCCTTTTGTTGAAGAGGCTTACCAGAGACTGGCACTCGACCAACTTCTAAAAATCGCAGGTATAGAGGACGATGACTTGCTGATAATGTCTGATGCTGATGAAATCCCAAGTCACCATACAATAAATCTTCTTAGATGGTGCAATGAAATTCCTCCAATTATGCATCTTCAGCTGAGGAATTACTTATACTCCTACGAATTTCAGTACGATTTTCAGAGCTGGAGAGCTTCGGTTCACAGGTACCAACGTGGAAGGACTAGATATGCGCATTACCGACAAACGGATTACCTTTTATCTGATTCAGGCTGGCATTGTAGCTTCTGTTTCCGTTATATTTGTGATTTTATCTTCAAGATGAAAGCTTATAGCCACAACGATCGCGTAAAATTCTCACATTTTCTAAGTCCTAAAAGAATTCAAGATCTTATATGCAAAGGGGCTAACTTGTTCGACATGCTTCCTGAGGAGTACACGTTTCGAGAAATCATTCGGAAAATGGGGCCAATCCCTCATTCCTTTTCAGCAGTTGATCTTCCATCATATTTGCTGGAAAACGCTGATGATTACAAGTATCTTCTACCTGGGAATTGTGTGAGAGAACATGACGTTGAAGCAAAATAG
- the LOC140964218 gene encoding uncharacterized protein isoform X2, producing MSKSRFSLWGLDVKIVIFLFLFISIGTIGIYVHGQKITYFLRPLWQSPPKPFIPITHYYHENVSMAALCKLHGWGIREFPRRVYDAVLFSNELDMLTIRWKELYPYITQFVLLESNSTFTGIPKPLNFAINRDRYKFAEPRLTYGYIGGRFKKGENPFVEEAYQRLALDQLLKIAGIEDDDLLIMSDADEIPSHHTINLLRWCNEIPPIMHLQLRNYLYSYEFQYDFQSWRASVHRYQRGRTRYAHYRQTDYLLSDSGWHCSFCFRYICDFIFKMKAYSHNDRVKFSHFLSPKRIQDLICKGANLFDMLPEEYTFREIIRKMGPIPHSFSAVDLPSYLLENADDYKYLLPGNCVREHDVEAK from the coding sequence ATGTCAAAGTCCCGATTTTCGCTCTGGGGGCTCGATGTCAAGATAGTTATCTTCTTGTTTCTCTTCATCTCGATAGGCACAATTGGCATATATGTCCATGGACAGAAGATTACCTATTTTCTACGTCCTCTATGGCAATCTCCCCCAAAACCTTTTATCCCAATAACCCACTATTATCATGAAAATGTCTCCATGGCGGCTCTCTGTAAGCTCCATGGTTGGGGGATTCGTGAATTCCCCAGGCGTGTGTATGATGCAGTCTTGTTCAGTAATGAATTAGACATGCTCACGATAAGATGGAAAGAGTTGTACCCTTACATAACACAGTTTGTACTTCTTGAATCCAACTCAACCTTCACGGGTATACCAAAACCTCTCAACTTTGCCATAAACCGGGACCGGTACAAATTTGCCGAGCCTCGTCTGACGTATGGTTACATCGGTGGGAGATTCAAGAAAGGCGAGAACCCTTTTGTTGAAGAGGCTTACCAGAGACTGGCACTCGACCAACTTCTAAAAATCGCAGGTATAGAGGACGATGACTTGCTGATAATGTCTGATGCTGATGAAATCCCAAGTCACCATACAATAAATCTTCTTAGATGGTGCAATGAAATTCCTCCAATTATGCATCTTCAGCTGAGGAATTACTTATACTCCTACGAATTTCAGTACGATTTTCAGAGCTGGAGAGCTTCGGTTCACAGGTACCAACGTGGAAGGACTAGATATGCGCATTACCGACAAACGGATTACCTTTTATCTGATTCAGGCTGGCATTGTAGCTTCTGTTTCCGTTATATTTGTGATTTTATCTTCAAGATGAAAGCTTATAGCCACAACGATCGCGTAAAATTCTCACATTTTCTAAGTCCTAAAAGAATTCAAGATCTTATATGCAAAGGGGCTAACTTGTTCGACATGCTTCCTGAGGAGTACACGTTTCGAGAAATCATTCGGAAAATGGGGCCAATCCCTCATTCCTTTTCAGCAGTTGATCTTCCATCATATTTGCTGGAAAACGCTGATGATTACAAGTATCTTCTACCTGGGAATTGTGTGAGAGAACATGACGTTGAAGCAAAATAG
- the LOC140964561 gene encoding polyribonucleotide nucleotidyltransferase 2, mitochondrial-like, translating to MASKAIPLLSTKPWRRIKLRTICGGHSSANASSSSAVANSETAVAGNKILETHTEEFDVGSRKITLETGKLARFANGAVILAMEETKVLSTVSSDMCDGTRDFLPLTVDYQEKQFAQGLIPNTLMRREGAPKERELLCGRIIDRPIRPLFPAGFYHDVQVMASVLSSDGRQDPDVMAANATYAALMLSDIQWGGPIGVIRIGRIGGQFIDNPSMDELSLCDLNLVYACTKDKTLMIDVQAREISEKDLKAALRLAHPEAGKYLDPQIRLAAKAGKQKREYKLSLVSKETYEKIRSLAKAPIETVFTDPTYGKFERGEALDNIMQDVKKALEEECDEEGLNFLSKTIDTVRKQVVRKRIIGEGLRVDGRRLDEVRPLYCEVGNLTVLHGSAIFSRGDTQVLCTVTLGAPGEAQRLESLVGPPSKRFMLHYSFPPFCINEVGKRVGLNRREVGHGTLAEKALLAVLPPEDNCPYTVRINAEVMASDGSTSMASVCAGSMALMDAGIPLKEHVAGLSMGLISDIDPSTGAITDYRILTDILGLEDHLEDMDFKIAGTRNGITAIQLDIKPAGIPLDIICQCLEPAYKGRLQILNHMDGEINVPRTQECRSSPQILTLEYSNDVIRRLIGPLGTLKRKIEEETGVIK from the exons ATGGCGAGTAAAGCCATTCCTCTACTCTCGACAAAACCATGGCGGCGAATCAAACTCCGAACAATCTGCGGCGGCCATAGTAGTGCCAACGCATCATCCTCGTCAGCCGTCGCCAATTCTGAAACTGCAGTAGCAGGGAACAAGATCCTTGAAACACACACCGAAGAGTTTGATGTTGGATCACGAAAAATTACGCTGGAAACAGGTAAGTTAGCTCGCTTTGCGAATGGCGCCGTTATCTTGGCTATGGAAGAGACGAAAGTGTTGTCCACAGTTTCCTCAGATATGTGTGATGGGACTCGCGATTTCCTACCTCTCACT GTCGACTATCAGGAGAAACAATTTGCCCAGGGCTTGATTCCCAACACATTAATGCGGAGAGAGGGTGCTCCAAAAGAGCGAGAACTTTTATGTGGTCGAATCATAGATAGACCTATCAGACCGCTTTTTCCTGCTGGATTTTACCATGATGTTCAG GTCATGGCTAGTGTCCTTTCATCTGATGGGAGACAAGATCCAGATGTCATGGCAGCAAACGCAACTTATGCTGCACTTATGTTGTCAGATATTCAATGGGGTGGCCCCATCGGGGTCATCCGTATAGGGAGAATTGGTGGTCAATTCATTGATAATCCCAGCATGGATGag CTTAGTTTGTGTGATCTTAACTTGGTGTATGCATGCACAAAAGACAAGACTTTGATGATTGATGTGCAAGCACGCGAGATATCAGAAAAAGACTTAAAAGCAGCTCTAAGGTTGGCGCATCCTGAA gCAGGTAAATATCTCGACCCTCAAATACGGCTGGCAGCCAAAGCTGGCAAACAGAAAAGAGAATATAAGTTGTCTTTGGTGTCCAAGGAAACCTATGAGAAAATTAGGAGTTTGGCTAAAGCTCCCATTGAAACTGTGTTTACAGACCCTACATATGGCAAG TTTGAACGTGGAGAAGCCTTGGATAATATTATGCAGGATGTGAAAAAAGCACTCGAGGAAGAATGCGACGAAGAAggtctaaattttttatcaaaaactatAGATACTGTACGGAAACAG GTTGTTCGCAAAAGGATAATTGGTGAAGGTCTGAGAGTTGATGGAAGACGCCTCGATGAAGTCAGGCCTCTGTATTGCGAAGTTGGTAACTTAACTGTATTACACGGCTCAGCAATTTTTTCTCGTGGAGATACTCAG GTACTTTGTACTGTAACCCTTGGAGCACCTGGAGAAGCCCAACGTCTAGAATCTTTAGTTGGTCCTCCATCCAAGCGATTCATGCTTCATTATAGTTTCCCACCATTTTGCATTAATGAGGTGGGTAAACGGGTTGGCCTGAACAGACGAGAAGTTGGGCATG GTACTCTTGCTGAAAAAGCCCTACTTGCTGTATTACCTCCTGAAGATAATTGTCCATACACAGTTCGCATTAATGCTGAAGTTATGGCATCTGATGGATCGACATCAATGGCTTCTGTTTGTGCAG GCAGCATGGCTTTGATGGATGCTGGCATTCCGTTGAAAGAACATGTAGCTGGTTTGTCTATGGGCCTCATCAGTGACATTGATCCCTCAACTGGTGCAATCACTGATTACAGAATTTTAACCGATATCCTG GGTTTGGAAGATCATCTTGAGGACATGGACTTCAAAATTGCTGGAACCCGAAATGGAATTACAGCGATTCAGTTGGATATCAAGCCTGCTGGAATCCCTTTAGACATAATATGTCAGTGTTTAGAGCCTGCATATAAGGGGCGGCTTCAAATCCTTAACCACATGGATGGAGAGATAAATGTACCACGTACTCAGGAGTGCAGATCCTCTCCACAGATAT TGACATTGGAGTATAGCAACGATGTGATTCGCCGCCTAATTGGTCCTCTTGGCACGTTGAAGAgaaaaattgaagaagaaacaGGTGTGATTAAGTGA